A genomic segment from Desulfurella amilsii encodes:
- the rpsK gene encoding 30S ribosomal protein S11, producing the protein MAEAKKKKVKKVGSSGVAYIQSTFNNTIVSITDKDGNVVCWSTSGSVGFKGTRKGTPFAAQMAAEQAAKVALQRGVREVDARVKGPGSGRETAIRALQAAGLKIKSLKDVTPIPHNGCKPPKKRRV; encoded by the coding sequence ATGGCTGAAGCAAAGAAAAAGAAAGTAAAAAAAGTTGGCTCAAGCGGTGTGGCTTATATTCAGTCTACTTTCAACAATACGATAGTATCAATTACAGATAAAGATGGCAATGTTGTTTGTTGGTCAACATCTGGTAGTGTGGGGTTTAAAGGTACCAGAAAGGGCACACCTTTTGCTGCACAGATGGCAGCAGAACAAGCAGCTAAAGTAGCTTTACAAAGAGGCGTAAGAGAAGTAGATGCACGTGTTAAAGGACCTGGGTCAGGTAGGGAAACTGCTATTAGGGCTTTACAGGCAGCTGGCTTAAAGATTAAATCTTTAAAAGATGTAACTCCTATACCACACAATGGTTGTAAACCACCAAAGAAAAGAAGAGTTTGA
- the infA gene encoding translation initiation factor IF-1, which yields MAKEKPVVVEGEVIEALPNAMFRVKLDNNHIVLAHVAGKMRMHFIKILPGDKVKLEISPYSIEKGRIIYRYK from the coding sequence ATGGCAAAAGAAAAGCCAGTTGTGGTTGAAGGTGAGGTTATAGAGGCACTACCAAATGCAATGTTTAGAGTAAAGCTTGACAATAACCATATAGTGTTGGCACATGTTGCAGGTAAGATGCGCATGCATTTTATTAAGATTTTGCCAGGTGATAAAGTAAAGTTGGAAATTTCACCCTACAGTATAGAAAAGGGTAGAATAATTTATAGATACAAGTAA
- the rpsM gene encoding 30S ribosomal protein S13 produces MARLVGVELPKNKRIEIALTYIYGIGKSTSGEILQKTGVDPSRRTDDLTPDELQKLRSVLSNYTIEGELRKVVGMNIKRLMDLGNYRGLRHRKGLPVRGQRSRTNARTRKGRRKTVGGKH; encoded by the coding sequence ATGGCTCGTTTAGTTGGTGTAGAGTTACCCAAGAATAAGCGTATAGAGATTGCCTTAACATATATATATGGAATAGGTAAATCTACGTCTGGAGAAATACTTCAAAAAACTGGTGTTGATCCAAGCAGACGAACGGATGATTTGACGCCAGACGAATTACAAAAGTTGAGATCTGTTTTGTCTAATTATACAATAGAGGGTGAGCTAAGAAAAGTTGTTGGAATGAATATTAAGCGGTTGATGGATTTGGGCAATTACAGAGGTTTAAGACATAGAAAAGGTTTGCCCGTTAGGGGGCAAAGAAGCAGAACGAACGCAAGAACTAGAAAAGGCAGAAGAAAAACAGTGGGAGGTAAACATTAA
- the rpmJ gene encoding 50S ribosomal protein L36, whose protein sequence is MKVRSSVKKICPKCKIIKRKGIIRVICENPKHKQKQG, encoded by the coding sequence ATGAAAGTTAGATCTTCTGTTAAAAAAATTTGCCCTAAATGCAAAATAATAAAGAGAAAAGGTATTATTAGGGTTATATGCGAAAACCCAAAACACAAACAAAAACAAGGTTGA
- a CDS encoding DNA-directed RNA polymerase subunit alpha, producing MNNDIFEYLQLPQEIKVERINDRHERFILEPINEGFATTVGNALRRVLLSSIQGIGVIGIKIEGVEHEFSGVNGVKEDVINIILNLKDVIFKNLSENFKECVIKMSKKGPGVLKASDIKLTSDLKIINPNHYIAQLNDDAEFEAEIYLKKGVGYKQASQESANREIGYIPIDTLFTPIRRVSFNAGKSMERGFYDYERLVLDVETDGSITPKEALGQASYILNSHFKLFMGSFKEPEPDLNYSDFNEEIDENLLKTVEDLELNVRASNCLRNHDIKYIWQLVQKTDIDLLNTRNFGKQSLKEIKAALKQMGLSLGMTFDEKYIKRIEEAIKRSEE from the coding sequence ATGAATAACGATATTTTTGAATATTTACAGTTGCCTCAAGAAATTAAAGTAGAGCGAATTAATGATAGGCATGAAAGGTTTATACTTGAGCCAATTAACGAAGGTTTTGCAACAACTGTTGGCAATGCATTAAGAAGAGTGCTGCTTTCTTCTATACAAGGTATTGGCGTAATTGGCATAAAAATAGAGGGTGTTGAACATGAGTTTAGTGGTGTAAATGGCGTAAAAGAGGACGTCATTAATATTATATTAAACTTGAAAGATGTAATCTTTAAAAACTTGTCAGAAAACTTTAAAGAATGTGTTATAAAAATGAGTAAAAAGGGCCCTGGTGTACTGAAAGCTAGCGACATTAAGTTGACCTCCGATTTAAAAATCATAAACCCAAACCACTATATTGCCCAATTAAACGATGATGCGGAATTTGAAGCTGAAATTTATTTAAAAAAAGGTGTTGGTTATAAACAGGCAAGTCAAGAAAGTGCAAATAGAGAGATTGGATATATCCCTATCGACACGCTTTTTACGCCAATAAGACGTGTCTCATTCAATGCTGGCAAAAGTATGGAAAGAGGTTTTTATGATTACGAGAGGCTTGTTTTAGATGTTGAAACAGATGGTAGTATTACACCAAAAGAAGCTCTAGGCCAGGCAAGCTACATACTTAATTCTCATTTTAAGCTTTTTATGGGTAGTTTTAAAGAACCTGAGCCAGATTTAAACTACAGTGATTTTAATGAAGAAATTGATGAAAATCTTTTAAAAACGGTTGAAGATCTCGAGTTAAATGTTAGAGCATCCAATTGTTTAAGAAATCATGACATTAAATATATATGGCAGCTGGTGCAGAAAACAGATATAGATTTACTTAATACAAGGAATTTTGGCAAACAATCTCTAAAAGAAATCAAAGCAGCTTTGAAACAAATGGGTTTAAGTTTGGGTATGACGTTTGACGAGAAATATATAAAAAGAATAGAAGAGGCTATAAAAAGGAGTGAAGAATGA
- the rpsD gene encoding 30S ribosomal protein S4: MAVYNGPSCKKCRALGLKLFLKGDRCVTEKCAFERSPYPPGKDKTSRRKLKNYTEHLLEKQKAKVYYGILERQFRRYFRNAKQMEGQTGENLVKILERRLDNIVYKAGFAASSKQARQLIGHGNVLLNGRKTTIASLIVNKNDIISVKEKLRDSQELKDRIDYAYKSGIAPWLSLDPNNMSVKVLDIPSIEDIRVPFKADTIVELYSR, encoded by the coding sequence ATGGCAGTTTATAATGGTCCATCATGCAAAAAATGCAGAGCATTAGGGTTGAAATTATTTTTAAAAGGCGATAGGTGCGTTACTGAAAAATGTGCGTTTGAAAGATCTCCTTATCCTCCAGGAAAAGATAAAACTTCAAGGAGAAAATTAAAAAACTATACTGAACATTTACTTGAAAAACAAAAAGCCAAGGTCTATTACGGCATACTCGAGAGGCAATTTAGAAGATATTTTAGAAACGCTAAACAAATGGAAGGTCAAACTGGCGAAAATTTAGTTAAGATACTGGAGCGTAGATTGGATAACATTGTTTATAAAGCAGGCTTTGCTGCATCAAGCAAGCAGGCAAGACAGCTCATTGGCCATGGAAACGTTTTACTTAATGGCAGAAAGACTACAATCGCTTCTTTAATTGTTAATAAAAATGACATAATTAGTGTTAAAGAGAAATTAAGAGATTCTCAAGAGTTAAAAGATAGGATTGATTATGCTTACAAATCGGGTATTGCCCCATGGTTGAGTTTAGATCCAAACAATATGTCGGTTAAAGTCCTAGACATACCATCAATTGAGGATATAAGGGTGCCATTTAAGGCTGATACAATAGTTGAGCTTTACTCAAGATAA